A genomic stretch from Lysobacter ciconiae includes:
- a CDS encoding UDP-glucose dehydrogenase family protein translates to MRVSIFGTGYVGLVTGTCLAEVGHEVICVDIDQAKVDGLKRGEVSIFEPGLAPMVRANHDAGRLHFTTDPVRAIAHAEVVFIAVGTPPDEDGSADLQYVLAVARTIGQHLNQPTLVVDKSTVPVGTADKVRATIADELARRGAGIDFTVVSNPEFLKEGDAVNDFMRPDRIIIGTDDAEASEKMRRLYAPFVRSRERFVVMDVRSAELTKYAANAMLATKISFMNEIATIAERVGADVEMVRQGIGSDPRIGWQFIYPGAGYGGSCFPKDVQALARTAHQHGLQPRLLDAVEAVNERQKEHLFELVQRHYGDTLAGKTFALWGLAFKPNTDDMRAAPSRRLLEQLWAAGAQVRAFDPEASSEAQRIFGERSDLVLCDSEYDALEGADALILITEWKQFRSPDFGRIAGALTDSVIFDGRNLYDPDELEEAGIAYYGIGRGRSLTRSGPPGVIA, encoded by the coding sequence ATGCGCGTCAGTATTTTCGGTACCGGCTATGTCGGACTGGTCACCGGCACCTGCCTGGCAGAAGTCGGCCATGAGGTGATCTGCGTGGACATCGACCAGGCCAAGGTCGATGGGCTGAAGCGGGGCGAGGTGTCGATCTTCGAGCCGGGTCTGGCGCCGATGGTGCGCGCCAACCACGACGCCGGGCGCCTGCACTTCACCACCGATCCAGTACGGGCCATTGCCCACGCCGAGGTGGTCTTCATCGCCGTCGGCACGCCGCCCGACGAGGACGGCAGCGCCGACCTGCAGTACGTGCTCGCGGTGGCCAGGACGATCGGTCAGCACCTGAACCAGCCGACCCTGGTAGTCGACAAGTCGACGGTGCCCGTGGGTACGGCCGACAAGGTGCGCGCGACCATCGCCGATGAGCTCGCGCGGCGTGGCGCCGGGATCGACTTTACCGTCGTGTCCAACCCCGAGTTCCTCAAGGAAGGCGATGCGGTCAACGACTTCATGCGTCCGGACCGCATCATCATCGGGACCGACGACGCCGAGGCGTCGGAGAAGATGCGCCGCCTGTACGCGCCCTTCGTGCGCAGCCGCGAGCGCTTCGTGGTGATGGACGTGCGTTCGGCCGAGCTGACCAAGTACGCGGCCAACGCGATGCTGGCGACCAAGATCAGCTTCATGAACGAGATCGCGACCATTGCCGAACGCGTTGGCGCGGACGTGGAAATGGTGCGCCAAGGCATCGGTTCGGATCCGCGCATCGGCTGGCAGTTCATCTACCCCGGCGCCGGATATGGTGGCTCGTGTTTTCCCAAGGACGTGCAGGCACTTGCCCGCACCGCGCACCAGCACGGCCTGCAGCCTCGACTGCTGGATGCGGTGGAGGCGGTCAACGAGCGCCAGAAGGAGCACCTGTTTGAACTGGTCCAGCGCCATTACGGCGACACCCTCGCTGGCAAGACGTTTGCCCTGTGGGGATTGGCGTTCAAGCCCAATACCGACGACATGCGCGCCGCCCCCAGCCGGCGCCTGCTGGAGCAGCTGTGGGCCGCCGGCGCGCAGGTACGCGCATTTGATCCGGAGGCGTCCAGCGAGGCGCAGCGCATCTTTGGCGAGCGCAGCGATCTGGTGCTGTGCGATTCGGAGTACGACGCGCTGGAAGGCGCCGACGCGTTGATCCTGATCACCGAGTGGAAACAGTTCCGCAGCCCCGATTTCGGGCGCATTGCCGGTGCATTGACTGATTCGGTGATCTTCGACGGGCGCAATCTCTATGATCCCGACGAACTCGAAGAAGCCGGCATCGCCTACTACGGCATCGGTCGCGGTCGCTCGTTGACGCGTTCCGGGCCGCCTGGAGTGATCGCATGA
- a CDS encoding YggN family protein, which translates to MTVRPLSRALLLALCLLPLAACSGPTQSSDGTLATGLNAVAGKIANASDKVREEIRTGDIDLSSDDKTAPKAVITPQGELLIDGRKVATNPAQQALLRDYRGQLEEIAQAGADIGLKGAGVAMTAVGEALKGAFSGASEAEIERSIEAQASGLKEDAGKLCDRLPAFIATQDRLAAALPEFAPYANADADDVADCRSDTTGASVTSDP; encoded by the coding sequence ATGACCGTTCGACCTCTCTCCCGCGCTCTGCTGCTGGCCTTGTGCCTCCTCCCGCTCGCTGCGTGCTCCGGCCCGACCCAGTCGTCGGACGGCACGCTGGCCACCGGCCTGAACGCCGTCGCGGGCAAGATCGCCAATGCCTCCGACAAGGTGCGCGAGGAAATCCGCACCGGCGATATCGATCTCTCCAGCGATGACAAGACGGCGCCCAAGGCCGTGATCACGCCGCAGGGCGAGCTGCTCATCGACGGCAGGAAGGTCGCGACCAATCCGGCCCAGCAGGCGCTGTTGCGGGACTACCGCGGGCAGCTCGAGGAGATCGCCCAGGCCGGCGCCGACATCGGGCTCAAGGGCGCGGGCGTGGCGATGACGGCGGTCGGCGAGGCACTCAAGGGTGCGTTCAGCGGGGCCAGCGAGGCCGAAATCGAGCGTTCCATCGAAGCCCAGGCCAGCGGACTCAAGGAGGACGCCGGCAAGCTGTGCGACCGCCTGCCGGCGTTCATCGCCACCCAGGACAGGCTGGCGGCCGCGTTGCCCGAGTTTGCGCCCTACGCCAACGCCGACGCGGATGACGTCGCCGACTGCCGTTCCGACACCACGGGGGCGAGCGTTACTTCGGACCCGTAG
- the metH gene encoding methionine synthase, whose product MSTLPRYTRLSGLEPLVISPESNFINVGERTNVTGSAQFKKLIKDDRYDEAVAVARQQVENGAQVLDVNMDEGLLDSEQAMVKYLNLIAAEPDIARIPVMVDSSKWSVIEAGLKCLQGKGIVNSISMKEGEEEFLRQARLVRRYGAAVVVMAFDEIGQADTVERKVEICARAYKLLTEEIGFPPEDIIFDPNVFAIATGIEEHNDYAVAFIKATAEIRRRFPHCHISGGVSNVSFAFRGNELVRQAIHVVFLYHAIKAGMDMGIVNAGALPLYDTLDPKLREAVEDVVLNRNPEATETLLELAESYRGRKGEKRVEDLGWREQPVSARLSHSLVQGIDQWIVEDTEQARLAAARPLDVIEGALMDGMNVVGDLFGAGKMFLPQVVKSARVMKKAVAHLLPFIEAEKLRTGDTGKTNGKIVMATVKGDVHDIGKNIVGVVLACNNFEVIDLGVMVPSQVILDRAIAENADMIGLSGLITPSLEEMGHVAREMQRQGFSMPLLIGGATTSRAHTALKIDPFYKPATVWVKDASRAVGVAQNLLSVELRDAFVAANASDYAQIRERHRTRGSGKRLVSLEHARGNRFEGGWDEYEPPAPLQPGLHVFDDYPLDELVELIDWTPFFQAWELAGRYPAILTDEVVGASASDLFRDAQAMLKRIVDEKWLTAKAVFALWPANSDGDDVIAQVDGRAEPIHFLRQQADKPPERPNLCLADFVAPRDSGRQDWIGAFAVTAGLGIEPHVQRYEDDHDDYNAILLKALADRLAETLAERVHQRVRTEFWGYAADESLDTDALIDEKYRGIRPAPGYPACPEHSEKATIFRLLDPAKNAGMQLTENFAMTPAAAVSGYYFSHPRSQYFVVGRVTREQVMDYAARKGLTLAQGERLLASNLDYDPE is encoded by the coding sequence ATGAGCACCCTCCCCCGCTACACCCGCCTCAGCGGCCTTGAGCCACTGGTCATCAGCCCGGAAAGCAACTTCATCAACGTCGGCGAACGCACCAACGTCACCGGCAGCGCGCAGTTCAAGAAGCTCATCAAGGACGACCGTTACGACGAGGCGGTTGCCGTCGCCCGGCAACAGGTGGAGAACGGCGCGCAGGTGCTCGACGTCAACATGGACGAGGGACTGCTGGATTCCGAGCAGGCGATGGTGAAATACCTGAACCTGATCGCCGCCGAGCCGGACATCGCGCGGATCCCGGTGATGGTCGACAGCTCCAAGTGGAGCGTGATCGAGGCCGGGCTGAAGTGCCTGCAGGGCAAGGGGATCGTCAACTCGATCTCGATGAAGGAAGGCGAGGAGGAATTCCTGCGCCAGGCGCGGCTGGTGCGCCGCTACGGTGCCGCGGTCGTGGTGATGGCCTTCGACGAGATCGGTCAGGCCGACACCGTCGAGCGCAAGGTCGAGATCTGCGCACGCGCCTACAAGCTGCTGACCGAGGAGATCGGGTTCCCGCCCGAGGACATCATTTTCGATCCCAACGTGTTCGCCATCGCGACGGGCATCGAGGAGCACAACGATTACGCGGTGGCCTTCATCAAGGCGACGGCCGAAATCCGCCGACGTTTCCCGCATTGCCACATCTCCGGCGGGGTCTCCAACGTCAGCTTCGCGTTCCGCGGCAACGAGCTGGTCCGCCAGGCGATCCACGTCGTGTTCCTGTACCACGCGATCAAGGCGGGCATGGACATGGGCATCGTCAACGCCGGCGCGCTGCCGCTGTACGACACCCTGGACCCGAAGCTGCGCGAGGCGGTCGAGGACGTGGTGCTCAACCGCAACCCCGAGGCCACCGAGACACTGCTGGAACTGGCCGAAAGCTACCGCGGCCGCAAGGGCGAGAAGAGGGTCGAGGACCTGGGCTGGCGCGAGCAGCCGGTCAGCGCACGCCTGAGCCATTCGCTGGTGCAGGGCATCGACCAGTGGATCGTCGAGGACACCGAGCAGGCCCGGCTGGCTGCAGCCCGACCGCTGGACGTGATCGAGGGCGCGCTGATGGACGGCATGAACGTCGTCGGCGACCTGTTTGGCGCCGGCAAGATGTTCCTGCCGCAGGTGGTCAAGTCGGCGCGGGTGATGAAGAAGGCCGTGGCCCACCTGCTGCCCTTCATCGAGGCCGAAAAGCTGCGCACCGGCGATACCGGCAAAACCAACGGCAAGATCGTCATGGCCACGGTCAAGGGCGACGTCCACGACATCGGCAAGAACATCGTCGGCGTGGTGCTGGCCTGCAACAACTTCGAGGTGATCGACCTGGGCGTTATGGTGCCCTCGCAGGTGATCCTGGACCGCGCGATCGCCGAGAACGCCGACATGATCGGGCTGTCAGGGCTGATCACGCCGTCACTGGAGGAGATGGGCCACGTTGCCCGCGAGATGCAGCGCCAGGGCTTCAGCATGCCCTTGCTGATCGGCGGCGCGACCACGTCACGTGCGCACACGGCGCTGAAGATCGATCCGTTCTACAAGCCGGCAACGGTATGGGTGAAGGATGCCTCGCGCGCGGTCGGCGTCGCCCAGAACCTGCTCAGCGTCGAGCTGCGCGATGCCTTCGTGGCCGCCAACGCGTCCGACTACGCGCAGATCCGCGAGCGCCACCGCACCCGCGGCAGCGGCAAGCGGCTGGTATCGCTGGAACACGCCCGCGGCAACCGTTTCGAGGGCGGCTGGGACGAGTATGAACCGCCGGCGCCGCTGCAGCCGGGCCTGCATGTGTTCGACGACTATCCGCTGGACGAACTGGTGGAGCTGATCGACTGGACGCCGTTCTTCCAGGCCTGGGAGCTGGCGGGACGCTACCCGGCGATCCTGACCGACGAGGTCGTCGGTGCCTCCGCCAGCGACCTGTTCCGGGACGCCCAGGCGATGCTCAAGCGCATCGTCGATGAGAAGTGGCTGACCGCCAAGGCCGTGTTCGCGCTGTGGCCGGCCAACAGCGATGGCGACGATGTGATCGCCCAGGTCGATGGCCGCGCCGAGCCGATCCACTTCCTGCGCCAGCAGGCGGACAAGCCGCCGGAGCGGCCCAACCTGTGCCTGGCCGATTTTGTCGCGCCCCGTGACAGCGGACGCCAGGACTGGATCGGTGCATTCGCCGTGACCGCCGGGCTGGGCATCGAGCCCCACGTGCAGCGCTACGAGGACGACCACGACGACTACAACGCCATCCTGCTGAAAGCCCTGGCCGACCGCCTGGCCGAGACCCTGGCCGAGCGCGTGCACCAGCGGGTGCGCACCGAATTCTGGGGTTACGCGGCCGATGAGTCGCTCGATACCGACGCGCTCATCGACGAGAAGTACCGCGGCATCCGGCCTGCGCCCGGCTATCCGGCATGCCCGGAACACAGCGAGAAGGCGACGATCTTCCGCCTGCTCGATCCGGCAAAAAACGCCGGCATGCAGCTGACCGAAAACTTCGCCATGACGCCCGCCGCGGCGGTGTCGGGCTACTACTTCAGCCATCCGCGCAGCCAGTATTTCGTGGTCGGTCGCGTGACGCGCGAGCAGGTGATGGATTATGCCGCGCGCAAGGGGTTGACCCTGGCCCAGGGGGAGCGACTGCTGGCCTCCAACCTGGATTACGACCCGGAGTAG
- a CDS encoding ABC-2 transporter permease — MNAADSSLPTTARSFAPVHSTHTFKMLLKREYWEHRGGFLWAPLIAGAISLVLTAVAFVFAEVAARRAISSGQLRIDGEVIVNGLDLGALTRTLDADKMQQLAHGIDLSLVMAAFWPFVVLAFVVFFYCLGSLYDDRKDRSVLFWKSLPVSDAQTVLSKLASAALVAPAIAVVIALLTMGSYMLLLSGMVMIHGGNPVELLWGPASPMRLAAGLVASIPVFALWGLPTFGWLMLCSSWARTKPFLWALMVPLLAGIAVSWFKVMELFDLDAGWFWSNIVGRMLLGTVSGTQLLQAPGQVQGGSEGLQDVLAHLSASNILASLALPSLWIGALAGAAMILVAIRLRRWRDEG; from the coding sequence ATGAACGCCGCCGACTCCTCCCTGCCGACCACCGCGCGCAGCTTTGCGCCGGTCCATTCCACCCACACCTTCAAGATGCTGCTCAAGCGCGAGTATTGGGAGCACCGGGGCGGCTTTTTGTGGGCGCCGCTGATTGCCGGCGCGATCTCCCTGGTGCTGACGGCGGTGGCATTCGTCTTCGCCGAGGTCGCCGCGCGCCGCGCGATCAGCAGCGGCCAGCTCAGGATCGACGGCGAGGTGATCGTCAACGGCCTCGACCTGGGCGCCCTGACGCGCACGCTGGATGCGGACAAGATGCAGCAGCTGGCCCACGGCATCGACCTGTCGCTGGTGATGGCCGCGTTCTGGCCGTTCGTGGTGCTCGCCTTCGTGGTGTTCTTCTACTGCCTGGGTTCGCTGTACGACGACCGCAAGGACCGCAGCGTGCTGTTCTGGAAGTCGCTGCCGGTGTCGGACGCGCAGACCGTGCTGTCCAAGCTGGCCAGTGCCGCCCTGGTCGCACCCGCCATCGCGGTGGTGATCGCCCTGCTGACCATGGGCAGCTACATGCTGCTGCTAAGCGGCATGGTCATGATCCACGGCGGCAACCCGGTCGAGCTGCTGTGGGGCCCGGCCAGTCCGATGAGGCTTGCGGCCGGCCTGGTGGCCTCGATCCCCGTGTTTGCGCTGTGGGGACTGCCGACCTTCGGCTGGCTGATGCTGTGCTCGTCATGGGCACGGACCAAACCCTTCCTGTGGGCCCTGATGGTGCCGCTGCTGGCCGGCATCGCGGTCAGCTGGTTCAAGGTGATGGAGCTGTTCGATCTCGACGCTGGATGGTTCTGGTCCAACATCGTTGGCCGCATGTTGCTCGGTACGGTGTCGGGAACCCAGCTGCTGCAGGCGCCGGGGCAAGTCCAGGGCGGCAGCGAAGGCCTGCAGGACGTGCTGGCCCACCTGTCGGCCAGCAACATTCTGGCCAGCCTGGCACTGCCGTCGCTGTGGATTGGCGCGCTGGCCGGCGCGGCAATGATCCTTGTCGCGATCCGTCTGCGCCGCTGGCGCGACGAAGGCTGA
- a CDS encoding FKBP-type peptidyl-prolyl cis-trans isomerase N-terminal domain-containing protein, whose product MKAFVRGSAVLFTTVSLLGATVALPVAAAAQNAPAQEKNLLTTDRAKVSYMVGHDIARSITPAAPDMDLAAFERAISNAFNGQPPLIAEGEVQQVGQALMMRIASRAGKAPADARIPEVDKQKVAYLVGADVGRNLAPIKGELDLPELLQGVRATFAGDKLALSDDQLNAVRDSFSQKMQGQAEKQQGEMAAQAKVQGEANRSEGEKFLAENKQKKGVFSTASGLQYMVLRQGSGERPLPSDRVRVHYEGKLLDGTVFDSSYKRGEPTEFGLNQVIAGWTEGLGLMPVGAKYRFWIPGSLAYGSKGTPGGPIGPNATLEFDVELQAIIK is encoded by the coding sequence ATGAAGGCTTTCGTGCGCGGCAGTGCCGTGTTGTTCACCACCGTCTCGCTGCTGGGTGCCACGGTGGCGCTTCCCGTTGCTGCCGCCGCGCAGAACGCTCCAGCCCAGGAGAAGAATTTGCTCACCACCGATCGCGCCAAGGTCAGCTACATGGTTGGCCATGACATCGCCCGTTCCATCACCCCCGCCGCGCCGGACATGGACCTGGCCGCTTTTGAGCGGGCCATCAGCAATGCCTTCAACGGTCAGCCGCCGTTGATCGCCGAGGGCGAAGTGCAGCAGGTCGGCCAGGCCCTGATGATGCGCATCGCCTCGCGGGCCGGAAAGGCGCCTGCCGACGCCAGGATTCCCGAGGTCGACAAGCAGAAGGTCGCCTACCTGGTGGGCGCCGATGTCGGCCGCAACCTGGCGCCCATCAAGGGCGAGCTGGACCTGCCGGAACTGCTGCAGGGCGTGCGCGCCACGTTTGCCGGCGACAAGCTGGCCCTGAGCGATGACCAGCTCAACGCCGTCCGCGACAGCTTCTCGCAGAAGATGCAGGGCCAGGCGGAGAAGCAGCAGGGCGAGATGGCAGCCCAGGCCAAGGTGCAGGGCGAGGCCAACCGCAGCGAAGGCGAGAAGTTCCTGGCCGAGAACAAGCAGAAGAAGGGCGTGTTCTCCACCGCTTCGGGCCTGCAGTACATGGTGTTGCGCCAGGGCTCGGGCGAGCGGCCGCTGCCGTCGGACCGGGTCCGCGTCCACTACGAGGGCAAGCTGCTGGACGGCACGGTGTTCGACAGTTCCTACAAGCGCGGCGAGCCGACCGAGTTCGGCCTCAACCAGGTCATTGCAGGCTGGACGGAAGGGCTGGGCCTGATGCCGGTCGGCGCCAAGTACCGGTTCTGGATTCCGGGCAGCCTCGCCTACGGCAGCAAGGGCACCCCGGGCGGCCCGATCGGGCCGAACGCGACCCTGGAGTTCGATGTCGAGCTGCAGGCGATCATCAAGTAA
- a CDS encoding SlyX family protein, with protein MSGSDPSLEQRLIDLETRLSFQEHHLGELSDALAAARDEEARNALLLHRALEDLRQLRLSVAANPHSADPAGEPPPPHY; from the coding sequence ATGAGCGGTTCCGATCCCAGCCTCGAGCAGCGCCTGATCGACCTGGAAACCCGGCTCTCGTTCCAGGAGCATCATCTGGGCGAGCTCAGTGATGCGCTGGCCGCCGCTCGCGACGAGGAGGCGCGCAACGCGTTGCTGCTGCACCGCGCCCTGGAAGACCTGCGCCAGCTGCGCCTGTCGGTCGCGGCAAATCCGCATTCCGCCGATCCGGCGGGCGAGCCCCCACCGCCGCATTATTGA
- a CDS encoding FKBP-type peptidyl-prolyl cis-trans isomerase: MIHFPRTALLAASMALALVACQSDDKTAPKTDAADATTAQGQPLKIKGLATEKEQVSYMIGLDLAKALEQVKDEVDVDTLAKAIKIELDGGESLMTDEQAAQVAEAFGQKLQAKRAAEAAAIGNANKAEGEAFLTENAKKPGVVVTDSGLQYQVLEEGKGPKPTVDDMVRVHYKGTLLDGETFDSSYDRGEPTDLPLQQVVPGWQEGIVLMPVGSKYRFWIPSELGYGEVGPPGSAIGPNAVLVFEVELLDIVKDSAGE, encoded by the coding sequence ATGATTCATTTCCCCCGTACCGCGCTGCTTGCCGCGTCCATGGCGCTCGCGCTGGTGGCCTGCCAGTCCGATGACAAGACCGCGCCAAAAACCGACGCCGCTGACGCCACCACTGCCCAGGGACAGCCGCTGAAGATCAAGGGCCTAGCCACCGAGAAGGAACAGGTCAGCTACATGATCGGCCTGGACTTGGCCAAGGCGCTGGAGCAGGTCAAGGACGAGGTCGACGTGGACACGCTGGCCAAGGCGATCAAGATCGAACTGGACGGCGGCGAGTCGCTGATGACCGACGAGCAGGCCGCGCAGGTGGCCGAGGCCTTCGGCCAGAAGCTGCAGGCCAAGCGCGCCGCCGAGGCCGCCGCGATCGGCAATGCGAACAAGGCCGAAGGCGAGGCATTCCTGACGGAGAACGCCAAAAAGCCGGGCGTCGTGGTGACCGATTCGGGCCTGCAGTACCAGGTGCTGGAGGAGGGCAAGGGCCCCAAGCCGACCGTGGATGACATGGTCCGCGTCCACTACAAGGGCACGTTGCTGGATGGCGAGACCTTCGACAGCTCCTATGACCGCGGTGAACCGACCGACCTTCCGCTGCAGCAGGTGGTTCCCGGTTGGCAGGAAGGCATCGTGCTGATGCCGGTGGGGAGCAAGTACCGCTTCTGGATCCCGTCCGAGCTGGGTTACGGCGAAGTGGGCCCGCCCGGCAGCGCGATCGGTCCGAACGCGGTCCTCGTTTTCGAAGTCGAGCTGCTCGACATCGTCAAGGACAGCGCGGGCGAATAA
- a CDS encoding DUF2058 family protein, whose translation MNDTLRNQLMGLGFKPAPEPERRPAKKRDGSPERKGGNAGAGRGAERRGNPAAHGRVAKLSDKRQRQGAPGQARPPRNPARSREDIDLAKAYAIRAQREKDERIAAEKAKQDAARERREARAKLTQLVQGKALNSLDADIARHFEYGGKIKRIHVTTEQLKALNAGELGVLQTDGRYLLVDAALLAEAERVFAPAVALKVDPDAPAADDPYADPQYQVPDDLVW comes from the coding sequence ATGAATGACACCCTGCGCAACCAGTTGATGGGCCTTGGCTTCAAGCCTGCGCCCGAGCCCGAGCGCCGTCCCGCGAAGAAGCGCGATGGCAGCCCGGAGCGCAAAGGCGGCAATGCCGGGGCAGGGCGCGGCGCAGAGAGGCGGGGAAATCCGGCGGCGCACGGCCGGGTCGCCAAACTATCCGACAAGCGCCAGCGGCAAGGTGCGCCAGGACAGGCGCGTCCGCCCCGCAACCCGGCGCGCTCGCGCGAGGACATCGACCTGGCGAAGGCGTACGCGATCCGCGCCCAGCGCGAGAAGGACGAGCGCATCGCGGCGGAAAAGGCCAAGCAGGATGCCGCCCGCGAACGGCGCGAAGCACGCGCAAAACTGACCCAACTGGTGCAGGGCAAGGCGCTGAATTCCCTCGACGCGGACATCGCCCGGCATTTCGAGTACGGCGGCAAGATCAAGCGCATCCACGTCACCACCGAGCAGCTCAAAGCGCTCAATGCCGGCGAGTTGGGCGTGCTGCAGACCGACGGCCGTTACCTGCTGGTCGATGCGGCGTTGCTGGCCGAGGCCGAGCGGGTGTTCGCCCCGGCGGTCGCGCTGAAGGTCGACCCGGACGCCCCGGCGGCCGACGACCCTTACGCGGACCCGCAATACCAGGTGCCTGACGATCTGGTCTGGTGA
- a CDS encoding ABC transporter ATP-binding protein, producing the protein MNAPLATTPATVVNARNLRKVYKKGRPALDGASFQIPAGRIVGLIGPNGAGKTTALKAMLGLIPFEGEMTVLGRDPRSARDELMRDVCFIADVAVLPRWIRVQEAIEFVAGVHPRFDRARCDRFLKGTKLTPKMRVRELSKGMIVQLHLALVMAIDAKLLVLDEPTLGLDILYRKQFYQRLLEDYFDEEKTILITTHQVEEIEHILTDVMFINDGRIVMESAMDDVGERFTEVLVNPDRAEAARALEPVHLRSMPFGKTVMLFDGTPREQLAAFGEIRTPGLADLFVATMQGTYE; encoded by the coding sequence ATGAACGCCCCCCTCGCCACCACCCCGGCAACCGTGGTCAACGCCCGCAACCTGCGCAAGGTCTACAAAAAAGGCAGGCCGGCCCTGGACGGCGCCAGCTTCCAGATTCCGGCGGGCCGGATCGTCGGCCTGATCGGTCCCAACGGCGCGGGCAAGACCACCGCGCTGAAGGCCATGCTCGGCCTGATCCCGTTTGAGGGCGAGATGACCGTCCTCGGCCGCGATCCGCGCAGCGCCCGCGACGAGCTGATGCGCGACGTGTGCTTCATCGCCGACGTCGCGGTGCTGCCGCGCTGGATCCGGGTGCAGGAAGCGATCGAGTTCGTCGCCGGCGTGCACCCGCGCTTTGACCGCGCGCGCTGCGACCGCTTCCTCAAGGGCACCAAGCTGACGCCGAAGATGCGTGTGCGCGAACTGTCCAAGGGCATGATCGTGCAGCTCCACCTCGCCCTGGTCATGGCCATCGACGCCAAGCTGCTGGTGCTGGACGAGCCCACCCTGGGCCTGGACATCCTCTACCGCAAGCAGTTCTACCAGCGGTTGCTGGAGGATTACTTCGACGAGGAGAAGACCATTCTCATTACCACCCACCAGGTGGAGGAGATCGAGCACATCCTCACCGATGTCATGTTCATCAACGACGGCCGGATCGTGATGGAAAGCGCGATGGACGACGTGGGCGAGCGCTTCACCGAAGTGCTGGTCAACCCGGACCGGGCCGAAGCGGCCCGCGCGCTGGAACCCGTCCACCTGCGCTCGATGCCGTTCGGCAAGACCGTGATGCTGTTTGACGGCACGCCGCGCGAGCAGCTCGCCGCCTTCGGCGAGATCCGCACGCCGGGCTTGGCCGACCTGTTTGTCGCCACCATGCAAGGGACCTACGAATGA
- a CDS encoding GntR family transcriptional regulator, giving the protein MTAVQWSDGAPIYRQLKERVVALMLDGELKPGDALPSVRQVAADYQLNPITVSRAYQELVDESLVEKRRGLGMYMTEGAAEKLLASERDRFLTEEWPLVLERITRLGLNLEQLVTPDPTKAGA; this is encoded by the coding sequence ATGACCGCAGTCCAATGGAGTGATGGCGCTCCGATCTATCGGCAACTGAAGGAGCGTGTCGTGGCACTGATGCTCGATGGCGAGCTCAAGCCCGGCGACGCGCTGCCTTCGGTCCGCCAGGTCGCCGCCGACTATCAGCTCAATCCGATCACCGTCTCTCGCGCCTACCAGGAACTGGTGGACGAGTCACTTGTCGAAAAACGCAGGGGTCTTGGTATGTACATGACTGAAGGAGCAGCCGAAAAACTCCTGGCAAGCGAGCGCGACCGGTTCCTGACCGAGGAATGGCCGTTGGTGCTGGAACGCATCACCCGCCTGGGCCTGAACCTGGAACAGCTGGTAACTCCCGATCCGACCAAGGCAGGTGCCTGA